A genomic region of Homalodisca vitripennis isolate AUS2020 chromosome 5, UT_GWSS_2.1, whole genome shotgun sequence contains the following coding sequences:
- the LOC124363627 gene encoding uncharacterized protein LOC124363627 produces the protein MARFQEEDIANWLLEEENFDASGIVSDSDCASEHSDHNSNSEQSGADSDTGEPIADFSEHPQATNNEVRGVFYKGKNGTMWEAHKPKQTRTPAQNIVQKLPSIKRLYQEKSNIVDCWKVFITDNIIDKIIVGTNQKLDVMRRNYSRGEKDCPPTNRDEILAFFGLLYLIGMKKGNHLSTDELWATDGTAPDIFACTMSQRRFHTLVQGIRFDDKASRAYRKARDNLAPIREIFEEFVRQCQASYNVGAFATIDEMLEPFRGRCHFRQYIANKPAKYGIKIYAVTDSKTFYTVNMEIYPAKQPDGPFKTDNDVSAVVKRVAEPVLNGGRNLTMDNFYTSVPLANDLYHNYRTTVVGTIRKNKPDLPPEITNITGRAKCSTIFAFGKDPNKCTILSYVPNKKSKKNVIMLSTMHSDDTIDESTGEQFKPDIITFYNSTKGGVDVVDRMKGEYSVTRVSNRWPFTVFCGLLNVATINSQIMFNFNTSKKVARKDFIKELAKCLIKPHIDQRASIPTLAIPLRRKIEKITGYRNIPNLRQDGAKSKCDFCPAKKNRYSKNRCCDCKKLLCKEHVKKTTFVCNDSEDSD, from the coding sequence ATGGCGCGTTTTCAAGAAGAAGACATTGCCAATTGGCTCTTAGAAGAGGAAAACTTTGATGCTAGTGGAATAGTGTCAGACTCAGATTGTGCAAGTGAACACAGTGATCACAATTCAAATTCAGAACAAAGTGGTGCTGATTCGGACACTGGTGAGCCCATAGCTGATTTTTCTGAACATCCACAAGCAACAAATAATGAGGTACGTGGTGTTTTTTATAAAGGCAAGAATGGTACAATGTGGGAAGCTCACAAGCCAAAACAGACCAGAACACCTGCACAAAATATTGTGCAAAAACTTCCTTCTATAAAACGTCTATATCAAGAGAAATCAAACATTGTAGATTGCTGGAAGGTTTTTATTACAgacaatattattgataaaataattgtaggCACAAATCAGAAGTTAGATGTAATGAGGAGGAATTATTCCCGGGGGGAAAAGGATTGTCCTCCTACTAATAGAGACGAAATTCTTGCCTTTTTTGGATTGCTATATTTGATTGGCATGAAAAAAGGAAACCATTTGAGCACAGATGAACTTTGGGCAACAGACGGTACTGCTCCAGACATATTCGCATGTACAATGTCTCAAAGGAGATTTCATACTCTTGTTCAGGGAATTAGATTTGATGACAAAGCAAGTAGAGCTTACAGAAAGGCAAGAGATAATTTAGCTCCCATAAGGGAAATATTTGAAGAGTTTGTAAGGCAATGCCAGGCCTCATATAATGTTGGAGCATTTGCAACAATAGATGAAATGTTAGAGCCATTCAGAGGTCGTTGCCATTTTCGGCAGTACATTGCTAATAAGCCAGCCAAATACGGCATTAAGATCTACGCAGTTACCGACTCGAAGACTTTTTATACGGTTAACATGGAAATATATCCAGCTAAACAGCCGGATGGTCCATTCAAGACCGATAATGACGTGTCTGCTGTCGTAAAAAGAGTTGCTGAGCCAGTACTGAATGGTGGACGTAATTTGACAATGGACAATTTTTACACTTCAGTTCCTTTGGCCAATGATTTATATCATAACTACAGAACTACAGTTGTAGGAACTATTAGGAAGAACAAACCTGATCTACCAcctgaaataacaaatattacaggTCGTGCTAAATGCAGTACTATTTTTGCTTTTGGAAAAGACCCTAATAAGTGCACTATACTATCTTATGTAccaaacaaaaaatctaaaaaaaacgtAATCATGTTATCCACCATGCACAGTGATGACACTATAGATGAGTCTACTGGTGAGCAGTTCAAACCTGATATTATAACGTTTTACAACAGCACAAAAGGTGGTGTTGACGTAGTAGACCGCATGAAAGGAGAATACTCAGTCACCAGAGTAAGCAACAGGTGGCCATTTACTGTTTTTTGCGGCCTTTTGAATGTTGCTACTATCAACAGCCAAATTATGTTCAACTTCAACACTTCCAAAAAAGTTGCAAGAAAAGATTTTATAAAGGAATTAGCTAAATGCCTCATCAAACCTCACATTGACCAGAGAGCTTCAATTCCAACACTGGCGATCCCGCTACGgcgaaaaatagaaaaaattactgGATACAGGAATATTCCTAACCTACGACAGGATGGTGCCAAATCAAAATGTGACTTCTGTCCCGCAAAAAAGAACCGATACTCAAAAAATCGGTGTTGCGACTGCAAAAAATTATTGTGCaaagaacatgttaaaaaaactacCTTTGTTTGCAATGATAGTGAAGATAGTGActga